Sequence from the Fibrobacter sp. UWP2 genome:
AGGTAAAGCGGGCGAGGTCTTCTTTGTTTTTGGGGAACTGCGCCTTTGTGACGCATTCAAACTTTTCCCAGGTGCCCACGTCGCGGTCCTGCACCAGCATGCCGCCAATCACGTGCTTGTACACCTTGCAGGTCGTGGCCTTCTTGATTTCGCCCACTTCCAACAAGCGGATGTCCTTGGATTTGTTCTTCAAGAATTCGAGGGCGTCGTCGTCAAAGGCGGGTGCGAGGAGGATTTCCACAAAACGGCCCTTGAGGAATTCGGCGGTCTTGAGGTCTACCTTGCGAGTCACGGCAATCACGGAGCCGAAGGCCGACACCGGGTCGCCCGCCCAGGCGGCTTCCATGGCTTCACGGAGGCTTTCGCCGGTAGCGAGTCCGCAGGGGTTCATGTGCTTTACGATCACGACGGCGTTGCCGTCGCTGAATTCGCGGGCCATCTCGAGGGCGGCGTCGGCGTCAACGATGTTGTTGTAGCTGAGTTCCTTGCCCCAGAGCTGCTTTGCGGTGGCGAGGCTTGCCTCGGTGCAGGTCGGGTCGCGGTAGAACACCGCGGACTGGTGGGAGTTTTCGCCGTAGCGCATGGGCACGGGGTCAACGAATTTGAGAATCAATTCTTCGGACATTTTTTCCTCGTTGTTTTTCGTAAAAATAGCAAATGCGTTAGTACATGCTGGCTGGCGGGTTGTTATCATCGAGGCCGGGCAGGTCGGGGTTCGCGGGGTAGTTCGCGAGCGGATCCTCGGGTTCCACGGTCAGGTTGTAATAGACATTGTTCTTGAGTTCGTCCTCGATGTAAAAGAGCGTGCCGCCCATGGCGCTTCCGCAACCGGCGCATGCCCCCTGGTAGCGGATTTGCAGGCGGTTGTCGTCGGTCAAGTCCAGAATCTCGATGTCGCCGCCGTCGCCCTGCAGCGTGCCGCGCACGGTCTGGTGCAACCATTCCTCGATCTTCTCAATTTTTTGCACCTTGGTCATGGCGTTCCACTCGGCGTCGGCCTCGGCGCGTCCTTCGGCGCTTTGCGTGCGGTACTTGATGCGCTCCATCTTTTCGCGCACAATAATGGCGGCGCCCTTCTTTTGGGGGTAGGTTTCGGCGATTTTGCCGATGAGTGTTTGCATTTGCGAGACCTCGACGGCATTCTCTGGGATGGCTGGCTCGTCGGGAGTGTCGCGCAGGTTTTGCTCGATGCTTGCCGCGGTAATGGCGCACGCCTCGTCAATTGTTTTTTGCTGTATCAGTTTGCAGAAGGTGTCGGCGAGGGCGGTAAAGACTGGACCGCCGTACGTGAAAAATCGCGTTTCCAAAATCTTGTCGCAGTCCGGGTCCACCATCAGGTAGACCTTGAGGCTAGCTTCCTTCACGTCTACGAGGGCGAGGCCTTTTTCGTCGGCTTCAATCTGGAAAATGGCACCACGGTACTTGGGGGCCTTCGCGATCTCCTGCACCTTCTGGGAAAGCTTTGTAGAATTTTCTTCGTTCATATCGGTAGTCAACTATTGCACGTCCACCGTCACCTTGTACATGGGCTTGCCACGGTGGCCCGAGAG
This genomic interval carries:
- a CDS encoding IMP cyclohydrolase; this encodes MITTRQPACTNAFAIFTKNNEEKMSEELILKFVDPVPMRYGENSHQSAVFYRDPTCTEASLATAKQLWGKELSYNNIVDADAALEMAREFSDGNAVVIVKHMNPCGLATGESLREAMEAAWAGDPVSAFGSVIAVTRKVDLKTAEFLKGRFVEILLAPAFDDDALEFLKNKSKDIRLLEVGEIKKATTCKVYKHVIGGMLVQDRDVGTWEKFECVTKAQFPKNKEDLARFTWLVTKHTKSNAIVMCYEYKPGYFQIMGLGPGQPNRIDSNLRLCQPRVRDNVARMEEAKPFFDENGKCINEAGLKALEKKVFSEVVMGSDAFFPFPDNVEAAHDAGVRYIVQPGGSKKDDLSIEKCDEFDIAMVFTGMRHFRH
- a CDS encoding NifU family protein: MNEENSTKLSQKVQEIAKAPKYRGAIFQIEADEKGLALVDVKEASLKVYLMVDPDCDKILETRFFTYGGPVFTALADTFCKLIQQKTIDEACAITAASIEQNLRDTPDEPAIPENAVEVSQMQTLIGKIAETYPQKKGAAIIVREKMERIKYRTQSAEGRAEADAEWNAMTKVQKIEKIEEWLHQTVRGTLQGDGGDIEILDLTDDNRLQIRYQGACAGCGSAMGGTLFYIEDELKNNVYYNLTVEPEDPLANYPANPDLPGLDDNNPPASMY